The following are encoded together in the bacterium genome:
- a CDS encoding PKD domain-containing protein has protein sequence MKCAMKLTVLIGLLGGATGAVAAVTNYVSLTSPGPVPPYISWGTAATNIQDAVDAAASGNLILVSNGVYATGGRVVSGGTTNRVAITNAVTVQSVNGPGVTIIKGAGPLGNGAVRCVYVGTNAVFSGFTVTNGYTQASGDSGGGGILCLTSGVASNCILSGNSAGMGGGACGGTLNNCMLSGNSAVSYGGAASCKLNNCTLRGNSASGTGPSGGYGGGAGVSTLNNCTLSGNSANYSGGGACSCTLNNCAVNGNTAYMTGGGTDSGTINNCTVIRNTATYSDGGTFYSSVSNSIVYYNTAPSNPNFAIAPPYSVYYYSCTTPDPGGTSNITVEPMLVSMSHLATNSPCIGKGSYAICVGVDIDGEAWLNPPSIGCDQVVAGAVTGALSVAIVAPSTNILGYTSTLAADIGGRVWRSVWDFGDGSGTTNSPYMTHAWSAIGTYTVVLTAWNDSYPGGIVATAVVQVVAPPVYYVNLANTVPVYPYTSWGTAATNIQVAVDACAAEAIPGGMVLVTNGVYATGGRITPGGTVTNRLVITNAVTVRSVNGPAVTIIRGQGPMGASAVRCAFLGGGAVLSGFTLTNGFTRTNSTVNVGLDTYGGGACAWGNVATLTNCIISGCSANSGGGTTYGTLNNCTVSGNSASGNGGGAHSSTLKNCTLNGNSATGSGGGAYGGNLNNCAIYGNSGTGYAGGTSPGTVNNCTIIGNSGGGTSGGTINNSIIYYNVGGNGGSTLNYCCNPIAAFGVNNITNEPILASMSHLATNSPCIGKGNYAACSGVDIDGEAWLNPPSIGCDQVTPGGISGALSVAIVAQATNVTVGYALRLTADIQGPAERSVWDFGDGSGATNSQIMTHAWTATGTYAVVLTAWNGTYPAGLATTTLVHVVTQPVFYVNAGNAGAVYPYLTWATAATNIQAAVDACCTEIPGGMVLVTNGVYATGGRAVSNAGTNRLVVTDCITVISVNGPAVTIIRGQGPLGASAVRCAYLSGGAVLSGFTLTNGFGGGGSGVSGGAGAYLYGATLTNCTISGNNGGTDSDFIGGGVAGGSGVCGGTVNNCTINGNLAYQGGGAYQCTLNNCTVSGNSTSYVLTGYGDGGGTSLCTLNNCTISGNSANGSGGGAAGGTLNNCTLRGNSANCSNLPGAGNGSGGGAAYSTLNNCALIGNSALIGSGGGAHGGTLNNCTLSGNSAMIGQGGGANSCILNNCTLSGNWALLSGGGAEGCALSNSIVYYNTAKTLANVSGGTCAYSCTTPDPGGSSNITAVPLLASASHLATNSPCIGKGNYAACVGVDIDGEAWLNPPCMGCDQVSGGSLAGVLSMAIIAPATNVVGYALRLVADIQGSVERSVWDFGDGTGATNSPGVTHVWTATGDYTVVLTAWNASYPAGIAATALVHVVTQPVFYVNAVNAGAVYPYLTWATAATNIQDAVDACSAGLPNGMVLVTNGVYATGGRKVMSGNTTLSWTNLLVVLSDITVKSVNGPAVTIIRGHGPFGFSAVRCAYLGNGAVLSGFTLTNGFTREYYSDPADPLSCGGGAYAVNATLTNCILCGNSAGGNGGGACSGTLINCTLSGNTAYKNGGGAYSGTSINCTLSGNRSFLDGGGASSCTLNNCAVNGNTAYSSGGGASGGTVINSTLIGNSASSYGGGAYTSAVVNSIIYYNTAMGDINVSGGTCSFSCTTPDPGGTANITVEPLLVSLAHLATDSPCIGMGSYAACSGVDIDGEAWLNPPCMGCDQVAVGVVTGMLSVAIMAQVTNVAAGYAVGMMAALDGQVGVSVWDFGDGTGATNSLYVTHAWSTPGDYAVVLTAWNGTYPDGIAATVMVHVVAQPLFYVKTGNVGAAYPYSSWGTAATNIQDAVDACGAAGVVGARVLVTNGVYAAGGRKAAGQTIVSRIVVTNAIIVESVNGSAVTLIKGLGPQGSNAVRCASLGSGAVLSGFTLTNGFTLNAAGDGDGGGAFVMGAATLLNCTISGNSAFSYGGGVRYGTLNNCTLSGNSAMYGGGTAASTLSSCAIMGNAASVYGGGAYLGMLRNCTVSGNQSSQDGGGIWSATAINSIIYYNSTPTDLNIAGGGAVRYSCTTPDPGGVGNITNAPGFVNYALGNLRLTNSSYCVNAGENASVTDTADRDGNPRIQASVVDMGAYESPYAPIDAADGVGGAIISPAGRIGVLVSNDQTFVLSAPPYAGIVIEDVKVDGVSMGATNRYTFHAVTSSHTIQALFKYVYPDSAGFGLVGSSVGAGTGAGTGQVALAWVATNQWTYTLQQTPTLMPAAWSNVVPEVSVAGMGLLQVILDAPTNAPSMFYRLGANYAGALTQFTEADWSQGNFESQANIDTVNSPGQLFLKNYPSNMVAAFTVTQNIYDMVVYRDKLILSDCSSLLKASDAYVHSYDYRSNTVSQIYSYAQGFKEQGIHDMYVWNNKLYTYGPDRDDGGWDLGAIYIYNGAAWTRRLTVGGDVHGITMANYHDTLYLCIAYSPDGSQVTAMKVVSSQNDGLSWDQAGISTVPAGTLQSYQEKFITYADKLALFMNDGLHVMGSGNYNIFTNFCAALMDHVEFGGKLYFSFGGGLYSTPDLAAFTTNTNMMGAVALEAYDGRLYALAGTLNVSSDGSNWTGYAQTIPWTCAAQFQHPVMEQYHGRLYVGGVGSGNSVYVSAAASSGNLVSSSMNMLMQNAAMTWDSVTPAGTTVRFQLRTAKTSGALSAKPFIGPDGTSGTYYQTSGTALHSVHNGDTWVQYKVYMTSTDPKFTPYVSGITLRNTP, from the coding sequence ATGAAGTGTGCGATGAAACTTACGGTGTTAATTGGCCTGCTGGGTGGGGCTACCGGCGCGGTTGCGGCGGTGACGAACTATGTGTCTCTCACCAGTCCGGGGCCAGTCCCGCCCTATATTTCATGGGGAACGGCCGCCACCAACATTCAGGATGCGGTTGATGCGGCTGCTTCCGGCAATCTCATCCTGGTGTCCAATGGCGTGTATGCCACGGGCGGCAGAGTGGTTTCCGGGGGGACGACCAATCGCGTGGCCATCACGAATGCGGTGACCGTGCAAAGCGTGAACGGGCCGGGCGTAACGATCATCAAGGGCGCTGGCCCGCTTGGGAATGGCGCGGTGCGCTGCGTTTATGTGGGAACCAACGCGGTGTTTTCCGGTTTCACGGTAACCAACGGCTATACACAGGCGAGCGGCGACTCCGGCGGAGGCGGGATACTGTGTCTTACTTCGGGCGTGGCGAGTAACTGTATTCTTTCCGGTAACTCGGCCGGTATGGGCGGCGGGGCGTGCGGCGGTACGCTGAACAACTGCATGCTTTCCGGTAACTCGGCCGTTAGTTACGGCGGGGCGGCAAGTTGCAAACTTAACAACTGCACGCTCCGCGGCAATTCGGCCAGCGGCACAGGGCCGAGTGGTGGTTATGGCGGCGGGGCGGGCGTCAGCACGCTGAACAACTGCACGCTCAGCGGCAACTCGGCGAATTACAGTGGCGGCGGGGCGTGCAGTTGCACACTGAACAACTGTGCGGTCAACGGCAATACGGCCTATATGACGGGCGGCGGGACGGACAGTGGCACAATAAACAACTGCACGGTCATCCGTAACACGGCGACTTATAGTGACGGAGGGACGTTCTATAGCAGTGTGTCAAATTCGATCGTGTACTACAATACGGCGCCGTCTAACCCGAATTTCGCGATTGCTCCGCCATATTCCGTCTATTATTATAGTTGCACGACACCCGATCCGGGCGGAACGTCGAATATCACCGTCGAGCCGATGCTGGTGAGCATGTCGCATCTGGCCACGAACTCGCCTTGTATCGGTAAGGGCAGTTATGCCATCTGCGTTGGGGTGGATATTGACGGGGAGGCCTGGCTCAATCCCCCGAGCATCGGGTGCGACCAGGTGGTGGCCGGGGCCGTGACCGGCGCGTTGTCAGTGGCGATTGTTGCGCCTTCGACGAACATTTTGGGCTATACCTCAACCCTGGCGGCTGACATTGGGGGCCGGGTCTGGCGCAGCGTGTGGGATTTTGGCGACGGCTCGGGCACCACGAATTCCCCGTATATGACCCATGCCTGGAGCGCGATCGGAACGTATACGGTGGTCTTGACGGCGTGGAACGATTCCTATCCGGGCGGGATCGTGGCGACGGCGGTGGTTCAGGTGGTGGCCCCGCCGGTGTACTACGTCAACCTTGCCAATACCGTCCCTGTATATCCTTATACGTCATGGGGAACGGCCGCCACGAACATTCAGGTTGCCGTTGACGCCTGTGCCGCGGAAGCCATTCCGGGCGGCATGGTGCTGGTGACCAACGGCGTGTATGCCACAGGCGGGCGTATCACGCCTGGGGGGACCGTGACCAACCGGCTTGTGATCACGAACGCCGTCACGGTGCGTAGCGTCAACGGGCCCGCTGTTACGATCATCCGGGGGCAGGGTCCAATGGGCGCCAGCGCGGTGCGCTGCGCGTTCCTGGGCGGAGGCGCCGTCTTATCGGGCTTCACGCTGACTAACGGCTTTACCCGGACGAATTCAACTGTGAATGTTGGTCTAGACACCTACGGCGGGGGGGCCTGTGCTTGGGGTAATGTAGCAACCCTCACGAACTGTATTATCAGCGGGTGCTCGGCGAATTCCGGCGGCGGAACGACCTACGGCACGCTGAACAACTGCACGGTTAGCGGTAACTCGGCCAGCGGCAATGGCGGCGGAGCGCACAGTAGCACGCTGAAAAACTGCACGCTCAACGGCAACTCGGCGACAGGTTCTGGCGGCGGGGCGTACGGCGGCAATCTGAATAACTGCGCGATCTACGGTAACTCTGGCACCGGGTACGCCGGTGGGACGAGTCCAGGGACGGTTAATAACTGCACGATCATCGGCAACTCTGGCGGCGGGACGTCCGGGGGCACAATAAACAACTCGATCATCTATTATAATGTTGGAGGAAACGGAGGCTCCACCCTCAATTATTGCTGCAACCCTATTGCCGCATTTGGGGTGAATAACATCACGAACGAGCCGATACTGGCGAGCATGTCGCATTTGGCCACGAACTCGCCCTGTATCGGCAAGGGCAACTATGCCGCCTGTTCGGGAGTGGATATTGACGGGGAGGCCTGGCTCAATCCCCCGAGCATCGGGTGCGATCAGGTAACGCCCGGCGGCATCTCCGGCGCGTTGTCGGTGGCGATTGTGGCGCAGGCGACGAACGTGACGGTGGGTTATGCGCTGCGTCTGACGGCGGACATCCAGGGGCCGGCCGAGCGCAGTGTGTGGGATTTCGGCGATGGTTCGGGTGCCACGAATTCCCAGATTATGACTCATGCCTGGACCGCGACCGGAACGTATGCGGTGGTCTTGACAGCGTGGAACGGGACGTATCCGGCTGGGCTCGCGACGACGACCCTGGTCCATGTGGTCACGCAACCCGTGTTCTACGTGAATGCAGGCAATGCCGGCGCGGTTTATCCGTATCTCACATGGGCGACGGCCGCCACGAACATTCAGGCTGCGGTTGATGCGTGTTGCACCGAGATTCCTGGCGGCATGGTGTTGGTGACCAACGGCGTGTATGCCACGGGCGGACGCGCCGTGTCCAATGCCGGGACCAATCGGCTTGTAGTTACGGACTGCATCACGGTAATAAGCGTGAACGGCCCCGCCGTCACGATTATCCGTGGGCAAGGCCCGCTGGGAGCCAGCGCGGTGCGCTGCGCGTACCTGAGCGGAGGCGCCGTGCTGTCGGGTTTCACGCTGACCAATGGATTTGGCGGGGGGGGCTCTGGCGTTTCCGGGGGTGCGGGGGCTTATCTTTATGGCGCAACCCTCACGAACTGCACGATTAGCGGCAATAATGGCGGCACCGACTCGGATTTCATCGGCGGCGGGGTGGCGGGTGGCAGTGGGGTGTGCGGAGGCACGGTGAATAACTGCACGATCAACGGCAACTTGGCTTATCAGGGTGGCGGGGCGTATCAGTGTACGCTGAACAACTGCACGGTCAGCGGCAACTCGACGTCTTATGTACTCACTGGGTATGGCGATGGCGGCGGGACAAGCCTCTGTACATTGAACAACTGCACGATCAGCGGCAACTCGGCGAATGGGAGTGGCGGCGGGGCGGCCGGCGGCACGCTGAATAATTGCACACTCCGTGGCAACTCGGCGAACTGCTCGAACCTCCCTGGCGCGGGGAATGGGAGTGGCGGCGGGGCGGCTTACAGTACGCTGAACAATTGCGCGCTCATCGGCAACTCGGCACTTATCGGTTCGGGCGGCGGAGCGCACGGCGGCACGCTGAATAACTGCACGCTCAGCGGCAACTCGGCAATGATCGGTCAGGGCGGTGGTGCGAACAGTTGCATCCTGAACAACTGCACGCTCAGCGGCAACTGGGCCTTACTATCGGGCGGCGGGGCAGAGGGCTGTGCGCTGAGCAACTCGATCGTGTACTATAACACGGCTAAGACTTTGGCGAACGTGTCGGGTGGAACCTGTGCCTATAGTTGCACGACTCCTGATCCGGGCGGCTCATCGAACATCACCGCCGTGCCGTTGCTGGCGAGCGCGTCGCATCTGGCCACGAACTCGCCCTGTATCGGCAAGGGCAACTATGCCGCCTGCGTTGGGGTGGATATTGACGGGGAGGCGTGGCTCAATCCCCCGTGCATGGGGTGCGACCAGGTGTCAGGCGGGAGCCTCGCCGGCGTGTTGTCGATGGCGATCATCGCACCGGCGACGAATGTGGTGGGCTATGCGCTGCGCTTGGTGGCCGACATCCAGGGGTCGGTCGAACGCAGTGTGTGGGATTTTGGCGATGGCACGGGCGCCACGAACTCGCCGGGTGTCACCCATGTCTGGACCGCGACCGGAGACTACACGGTGGTGTTGACGGCGTGGAATGCGTCCTATCCGGCAGGGATCGCGGCGACGGCCCTGGTCCATGTGGTCACGCAACCGGTGTTCTATGTGAACGCCGTTAATGCCGGCGCGGTTTATCCTTATCTCACGTGGGCGACAGCCGCCACGAACATTCAGGATGCGGTTGACGCGTGTAGCGCCGGGCTTCCTAACGGCATGGTGCTGGTGACCAACGGCGTGTATGCCACCGGCGGGCGCAAAGTGATGTCAGGTAATACCACCTTGTCCTGGACCAACCTGCTTGTGGTGCTGAGCGACATCACGGTAAAAAGCGTGAACGGGCCTGCCGTCACCATTATCCGTGGGCATGGCCCGTTTGGATTCAGCGCGGTGCGTTGCGCGTACCTGGGCAATGGCGCCGTGCTATCGGGCTTCACTTTGACCAACGGGTTTACCCGGGAGTATTATTCAGATCCGGCCGATCCTCTCAGTTGCGGCGGGGGAGCCTATGCCGTTAACGCAACCCTGACGAACTGCATCCTCTGCGGCAACTCGGCCGGCGGCAATGGCGGCGGCGCGTGCTCCGGCACGCTGATCAACTGCACGCTCAGTGGTAATACGGCCTATAAAAATGGGGGCGGAGCGTACTCCGGCACGTCGATCAACTGCACGCTCAGCGGCAACAGATCGTTTTTGGATGGCGGTGGGGCGAGCAGTTGCACCCTGAACAACTGCGCGGTCAACGGCAACACGGCCTATTCGAGTGGCGGCGGGGCGAGCGGCGGCACGGTGATCAACAGCACGCTCATCGGCAACTCAGCTTCTTCCTACGGTGGCGGGGCGTACACCAGCGCAGTGGTGAACTCGATCATCTACTACAATACAGCCATGGGTGACATAAATGTATCGGGCGGAACCTGCTCCTTTAGTTGCACGACCCCCGATCCCGGCGGCACGGCGAACATCACCGTCGAGCCGTTGCTGGTCAGTCTCGCCCATCTGGCCACGGACTCGCCCTGTATCGGCATGGGCAGCTATGCCGCCTGTTCGGGAGTGGATATTGACGGGGAGGCCTGGCTCAATCCCCCATGCATGGGGTGCGACCAGGTGGCGGTTGGGGTCGTGACAGGCATGCTATCGGTGGCGATCATGGCGCAGGTGACGAACGTGGCGGCGGGCTATGCGGTGGGGATGATGGCGGCCCTGGATGGACAGGTCGGGGTGAGCGTGTGGGATTTTGGCGACGGCACGGGCGCCACGAATAGCCTGTATGTGACCCATGCCTGGTCAACACCGGGCGACTACGCGGTGGTGTTGACGGCGTGGAACGGGACATATCCGGATGGGATCGCGGCGACGGTCATGGTGCATGTGGTGGCGCAACCGCTGTTCTATGTGAAAACAGGCAATGTCGGCGCGGCTTATCCGTATTCCTCGTGGGGGACGGCGGCCACGAACATTCAGGATGCGGTTGACGCCTGTGGCGCGGCGGGAGTCGTGGGTGCGCGGGTGCTGGTGACCAACGGCGTCTATGCCGCGGGTGGGCGCAAGGCGGCGGGGCAGACCATCGTCAGCCGGATTGTCGTCACGAACGCGATCATCGTGGAGAGCGTGAACGGTTCTGCGGTCACCCTGATCAAGGGGCTGGGGCCGCAGGGATCCAACGCGGTCCGTTGCGCAAGCCTGGGCAGTGGCGCCGTGCTTTCGGGCTTCACGCTGACCAACGGCTTCACCTTGAATGCTGCGGGGGATGGCGATGGCGGGGGCGCTTTCGTCATGGGCGCGGCCACACTCCTGAACTGCACGATCAGCGGCAACTCGGCTTTTTCCTACGGCGGCGGGGTTCGCTACGGCACGTTGAACAACTGCACGCTCAGTGGCAACTCGGCCATGTATGGCGGCGGAACCGCTGCGAGCACGCTGAGCAGTTGCGCGATCATGGGTAACGCGGCCAGCGTGTATGGCGGCGGGGCCTATCTGGGGATGCTGAGAAACTGTACGGTTAGTGGCAACCAGTCCTCGCAAGATGGCGGCGGGATCTGGAGCGCGACGGCCATCAACTCGATCATCTATTACAATTCAACCCCGACCGATCTGAACATCGCGGGCGGGGGGGCGGTTCGGTACAGTTGCACAACCCCCGATCCGGGAGGCGTGGGGAACATCACGAACGCCCCTGGATTTGTCAATTACGCCCTTGGGAATCTACGGCTGACCAACAGTTCGTACTGCGTCAATGCCGGCGAGAACGCCTCGGTGACGGACACGGCCGACCGGGATGGCAATCCCCGCATCCAGGCGTCGGTCGTGGACATGGGCGCCTATGAGTCGCCCTATGCGCCCATCGATGCCGCGGACGGGGTGGGGGGAGCAATCATCTCCCCGGCCGGCCGTATCGGGGTCCTGGTCTCGAATGACCAGACGTTCGTCCTCTCTGCTCCGCCCTATGCGGGCATTGTGATTGAAGACGTGAAGGTGGATGGCGTGAGCATGGGCGCCACGAACCGGTATACCTTCCACGCCGTCACCAGCAGCCACACCATCCAAGCCCTCTTCAAGTATGTCTACCCGGATTCAGCCGGCTTTGGCCTCGTGGGGTCTTCGGTGGGCGCCGGCACGGGCGCCGGCACGGGACAGGTTGCGCTAGCCTGGGTGGCTACCAATCAGTGGACGTACACCCTGCAGCAGACGCCGACCCTGATGCCGGCAGCCTGGTCCAATGTGGTGCCCGAGGTCAGTGTGGCCGGTATGGGTCTGTTGCAGGTCATCCTCGACGCGCCGACTAATGCTCCCAGCATGTTCTACCGTTTAGGCGCGAACTATGCCGGCGCCTTAACCCAGTTCACCGAGGCCGACTGGTCGCAGGGTAATTTTGAAAGCCAGGCCAATATAGACACGGTCAACAGTCCAGGCCAACTCTTCTTGAAAAACTACCCGTCCAATATGGTTGCCGCCTTTACCGTGACCCAGAATATTTACGATATGGTCGTTTACAGGGATAAACTCATCCTTTCCGATTGCAGTTCTCTCTTGAAAGCCAGCGATGCCTATGTGCATAGCTACGACTACCGCTCCAATACGGTGTCCCAGATCTATTCGTATGCCCAGGGTTTCAAGGAGCAAGGCATTCACGATATGTATGTGTGGAACAACAAGCTGTACACCTACGGCCCTGACAGGGACGATGGTGGCTGGGATTTGGGCGCCATCTACATCTATAATGGCGCGGCATGGACCAGAAGACTGACCGTAGGGGGCGACGTGCACGGTATCACTATGGCTAACTACCACGATACGCTCTACCTCTGCATAGCTTACTCTCCAGATGGAAGCCAAGTGACCGCGATGAAAGTGGTGAGTTCTCAGAATGACGGATTGTCATGGGATCAGGCGGGGATATCAACAGTACCCGCGGGGACACTTCAGAGTTATCAGGAAAAATTTATCACCTATGCCGACAAGCTGGCGTTATTCATGAATGATGGTCTGCATGTGATGGGTAGCGGGAATTATAATATTTTTACGAATTTCTGCGCCGCATTGATGGACCACGTGGAGTTTGGCGGCAAACTGTATTTCTCGTTCGGTGGCGGGCTGTATTCTACGCCAGACTTGGCGGCTTTTACCACGAACACGAACATGATGGGCGCGGTAGCGTTGGAAGCCTATGACGGCCGGTTGTATGCGCTGGCTGGGACTTTGAATGTCAGTTCAGATGGCTCGAATTGGACCGGGTATGCCCAAACCATACCTTGGACATGTGCTGCGCAGTTCCAGCATCCCGTCATGGAGCAATATCATGGCCGACTGTACGTCGGCGGCGTGGGCAGTGGAAACAGTGTTTACGTTTCGGCGGCGGCGAGCAGTGGCAACCTCGTATCCAGCTCCATGAACATGTTGATGCAAAATGCAGCCATGACCTGGGATAGTGTCACGCCGGCCGGGACGACGGTGCGTTTTCAGCTACGGACGGCCAAGACCTCCGGGGCCTTGAGCGCCAAACCCTTTATCGGCCCCGACGGCACCAGCGGAACCTATTACCAGACGAGCGGCACGGCCCTCCATTCCGTGCATAACGGCGACACCTGGGTGCAGTACAAGGTCTACATGACATCCACCGACCCGAAATTTACGCCTTATGTCAGCGGCATTACCCTTCGGAATACCCCCTGA